A region of the Anolis carolinensis isolate JA03-04 chromosome 1, rAnoCar3.1.pri, whole genome shotgun sequence genome:
accttgatcagcattgaaaagccttgcagcttcaaagcctggctgattcctgcctggggatcctatgttgggaggtgttagctggccctaattgtttcttgtctggaattcccattttttagcattgttctttatttgattttagaggttttttttaatagtggtagccagattttattcattttcattgtttcctcctttctgctgaaattgtccacatgcttgtggatttcaatggtttctctctgtagtctgacacggtggttgttagagtggtccagcactgAATATTTCTAttaatcaccatgattagcattgaatagccttttagcttcaaggtgacagactcagaagtgaagttagcagatcaaaagacaacctggcaaagtggcactacctaaaagaatcctccaccttgtgcgactgtagAGCAGGCgcagacaactctgcatctgtatgcttgtcctcAGTCTCCTCCCTCAtgtagaggaagaattgtttgaggctatagACAATGTGATTgatgttgcccgtttttggtcaaaagatagcCACTTGTGCTAttctttaaaatcaattttatactaatttgtgcaatgcttttgatataaaataagtaaagcttcaaggtctggctgattcctgcctgggggaatcctttcttgggaggtgttagctggccctgattgtttcctgtctgcaatttccctgtttttagagtgttgttctttatttattgccctgattttaatgtttgttttaaaatactggtagccagattttgttcattttcatgatttccttatttctgttgaaattgttcacatacttgtggatttcaatggcttctctgtgtagtctgacatggtgggagtcagagtggtccagcatttctgtgttctcaaataatgcgCTGTGTCTAGTTtggatcatcaagtgctctgctatggctgacttctcataAAAGAGAAAGAtcccaaagatgtgggcgaaacgtcaggagagaatgcttctggagcacggccatacagcccggaaaactcacagaagcccagtggttccggccatgaaagccttcgacaacaaaccagGGTACGTTTTGGGAAGAGGCCTTTATGGGCCTCTCTTTTGTAGCCCGTCCTGGCCTCCACACAGCTTCGCAGTTTAGTGGCGCCTGTCGAATGTTCACCGGAAGCTTAGACGTACAGAAGGAAGCGAGGCAGTCGAACTCTATATCCTTTACGCGCCAAGGCTGGCCTCACGTCACTCCGAAAGGCGGAAGTGAGGTTTGGCTTCCGGAGTGtatgggaagggggggggcaTGACTCGTGTTGCGCAGGCGGGAAAGTGTCTGTGGTGAAGACGGACTTGGTAATAAGATGGGGTTTCTTGTTTGTGGGGAAAAGGGGAAGAGGTGTGCTCAGGAAATTAAACTGACGAGCCAAGGGTTCTCTGTCTATCTGTCTCCCTTCCTTAGAAGGCAAGCTTAGCTTCATCCTTACCTGGGGATGGGTCCTTTTGCACTCAGTGGGGTATATTTTCTCACTGGGCCAAAATATAATGGAGGTAAGCAATTCCAATATTTTACAGAATGTTGCAATTGCTTTCTTCTGACTAAAACAAGCTTTCGGCGTTCGTGTGTGCGTGACAGAATGAGGTGGGAGTGAACAGATGTgtgctttgtgttgtcgaaagctttcatggcaggaatcattgggttgctgtgaattttccgggctgtagggacATTTCAGGAGCATTTTATCCTGAATacatttcgcccgcatctatggtaggcatcctcagaggttgtgagctgtgttggaaactaggccagtgaggtttatatattcgtggaatgtccagggtaggaggaagaactcttgtctgcttgaggcatgcgtgagtgttgcaattggccaccttgattagctcaaacacgaatcaaggaacataaaaggcactgcagactgtgttgtcgaaggctttcatggctgagatcacagggttgttgtatgtgttgtatggccatgttttagaagtattctctcctgacgtttcgcccacatcgaaacgtcaggagagaatacttctaaaacatggccatacagcccggaaaacatacaacatccctgcactgcagactaattcagcctgAGAAGGCAGTCatgtgatgaaccaacctgaacacagtgtattatttgagaacagagaaatgctggaccactcgaacaaccaccatgtcacactacacagagaagtcactgaaacccacaatttcaacaaaaaggaggaaaccatgaaaatgaacaaaatctagccaccagtattttaaaaactctaaaatcaggacagtaaataaagaacaacactctgaaaatgggaattccagacaagaaacaatcagggccaggtaacaccgcTCAACAAAGGATCGCCCAAGACAGCaaccagccagactttgaagttgcaatgccattcaatgctaatcaaggcggccagttgcaacattcacacatgtctcaagcaaacaagagttctttctcccaccctgggtatTCCACTAGGcaagcccacttgcctagtttccaacagctcacaacctctgccatagatgtgggcaaagcgtcaggagagaatgctctggaacatggccatacagccctaaaaactcacagcaacccagtgactctggccatgaaaacctttgacaacacatatttgCATCCTGCTTTTTTCCCTCTCAAAGGAGACTGAAAGCAGCTGACActaataaaatgtataaattgAAATCTAAAgcatacacacattaaaatagaattaaatataggactttttaaaaatacgtaGTTGAAACCATTAAAACCTGTTAAACTATGTTAAACACAGCACCCCTGACTCACTGTaaaatttttcttctttcttttctgtttctctctatgggatggggggaggggaggggaataaCCACATACAAAACACATAACTTGGTAGGTGGGTGGCTGTGAAGTTTGTGAGATCTCTTCAATGACGTCACACTTGGAGTGTAGATACATTAAtgtgtggtttgacaccactttaacttttatggctcaatgttataggatCTTGggcgttgtagtttggtgaggcaccagcacactctTTGCCAGAAGagtcaaggccttgtaaaactccagctcccattatttcatagcattgagctgtatctattaaagtgttgtcaaaccgcattaattaaaCAGATGCCCCCTGGAAGACAAACCCTGGAGCCAATTTGGTTGGAGAAGGTtctctttatatttctaggttggGGTGGGTTCCTTTTTGTGGTTCTTGTTTTGGGGTTTGTTGATTTGGGCAATTGTTCTGTTTCTTTCTCAGGTCTGTAGATATTGGGATTGCTGACGACTTGTGTTAACACTGAATATGTCGAATTCAAGAAAGGATTAATACATCTTGCCCGATTCTCTCCAGAAAGCTTTCCTTCCAGAAATATACATCTTGGGTGTGACTCTGAACCCATTTGTAGTGGGGGCGGAGTAGGGAGAGAACGGCCATCATGGCAGATACATTGGAATTCAATGAAATATACCAGGAGGTGAAGGGATCTATGGTGAGTGTTATGggtttaatatttaaaatgatgaaacaCAGGGTTTGTTTGAAGAATATGTTACATGTTTAAAAGGAAGCTAGTCCCAATGCTTTGCTGCAAAATCCTTGTATGTGTTTATTTCAGTGCTCCATCTGTTGTAAGAAGAAAAAATGTTGCCAGGCACCTTATTGATTTATTAAATAATACTTGGATTAGAAGGAACTTTCTCATGATAGCTATAGAAACTGAAGTTATGAAAGGTGTTTAGTGGGAGAGGGTAAAAGTTGATTGAAGAGtagcagagaagagaaagagacagaagacAGAATAGCAGTCATTTGAGATGATAGTATGGAAGCGTTTTGGCAAGCGTTGGTTCAGAGGCACTTGGAGGAATGAAGCTTCCATTCTAGGAGAAGGAATTCCTACAGTGATTGAGGgtactttttttgtgtgtggttgCTGTCCAAATGGTTCTGAACAGTGCTTTAAAGATGGTATTTGTAGGTGTATTAGAACTTTGCATAGCATttcaaagcatttttttaaagctaagtgACATTCTTTGCCCAGCTGCTGTGACCACTATTTCTATGTCTCTAGCATTCTCTGTCTCTTCTGTGTTAGAATGATGGTCGTCTACGGCTAAATCGCCAAGGTGTGATTTTTAAGAACAGcaaaactggaaaagttgacaacaTCCAGGCTTCAGAATTGGCAGAGGGCATCTGGCGCAGAGTGGCACTGGGCCATGGTCTCAAACTACTTACGAAGGGTGGCCATGTCTACAAGTATGATGGATTCAGGGAGACGGTAAGCTTCCTTTTGATATAAGTTTATTTCTAATTATTGCACAGTAGAGACTTCTACAGGTTTCCAGGACTTGATGGGATGGGTAGTTTCCAGTATTAAGGACAAGGCAGGTTGAATTTGCACCTGTGTAGTTGTGGAGAGCATTTTACTTTGTATATGTGATCTGTGATGTTGTCTAGCATATTAAGTATAAAAATTTAGTTATTTCTTTGTTAATATAATCTGTTATGATATATTTCTCAAAGAGTATTGTAGCATGGGTAGAAATAAAGAGTGGTAACAGTTACTTGCTGGATTAGTTTTGATCCTGAAAGATTAGAAAGGTAACCAAAAGACTCATGTTGATCAAATGACACATTGGTAACCCTGACCATATATTTTTTTTTGCCCTTCATTACAATGAAATCTACTTACTACAATATTAACTGGATGCTTCCTAATTAAGCAGTTTCCTCCCTTTTAGGAATTTGATAAACTTGCAGACTTTTTCAAGACCCACTTTCATTTGGAGCTTGCTGAAAAAGATTTGTGTGTGAAGGGATGGAATTGGGGCACAGTGAAATTTGGAGGTGAGTTTTGGTGAGGCTGATGCTATCCCATAGGAAACAACACATAGAAAAGAAGTCTAGAAGTTACAGCTTTTAAGAAGGAATGAGAGTTCTACAGCAGTGAGCTGTAAGTACCTAGTTTACCTTGAAAAATACTCTTTTTTGCAGGGCAACTCCTCTCTTTTGATATTGGAGAGCAGCCCGTTTTTGAGCTCCCACTCAGTAATGTGTCCCAATGCACAACTGGTAAGAATGAGGTGACACTGGAGTTCCATCAAAATGATGATGCTGAGGTGTCACTCATGGAAGTGCGTTTCTACGTACCCCCTACTCAAGAGGATGGTGTGGACCCCGTGGAGGTGAGTGCATCCTATGTAGATCTGATGGAAGTGGGGGGGGGACAAACATCTACAAAACCGACTCATTCCATCTTTTCTTGTAGGCATTTGCACAAAATGTGCTCTCCAAGGCAGATGTCATCCAGGCTACAGGCGATGCCATCTGCATTTTCCGAGAACTGCAGTGCTTGACGCCTCGTGGTCGCTATGATATTCGCATATACCCCACCTTCCTGCATCTCCACGGCAAGACATTTGACTACAAGATCCCCTATACTACTGTTCTCAGGCTTTTCTTGCTGCCCCATAAAGACCAACGCCAGATGTTTTTTGTGGTGAGGAGGAACAGACTTAGGAGAACTGGTTTCCTGTTGGGAGTATTAATTTTGGTTGCCTCTTGGAATATACTTCATTTGTGGGCAGTTTTGTCTTCTGGTCCTTTTTGAGAAACCACAGttgctttaattgtatttttatatttcctattctagaaataaagtaaactATCCCTGTTGCATTGACTGCTTGGTTGTTGTGAGATGAGCAGCAGGCAAAATCTTTACTCCATTCTGCTAGTGTTTGGAATTGGTAATTCATCCAGATAATATCTCAGGGGAGCTCTGAAATCTGGCCACTTTTATTCTTCTGTGTTTGCATTGTTGGTATTGGTGTTGCAAGGGAAGCTAAACTGTGTCACGATAGCAAACTTTGTGGCTCGCCATAACTTCTGTGTAGTGGTGGAGAAAGATGCAAGTTCCCTTTCTCAATCAGGCTGAGAGAAAATGCAGCCAAAGTAGTTTTCTGTATATATGGATAACTATGGAGAAAGATAATGTAAATAAAAGTAGCATGTATTTGTGTGGTAAAGTTGGACTTTAGGGAACTGGCTTTTCTGGGGCACTTCATGGCAAAAATAATTTTTTGTTTGTTATGCTTTTTCAGATCAGCTTAGATCCCCCTATAAAGCAAGGCCAAACTCGCTACCATTTTCTTATCCTACTCTTCTCCAAGGATGAGGACATCTCCTTGACTCTCAACATGAATGAGTGAGGCTATTTCCCTTGTTCCTTTATGATGCATCTACCTATAAATCTCAGACAACTTCCAATCACTATTACTTtgattatagaataatagaattggaagagacaacaagggccaTCAAGTCAAACTCCATTTCTGaactgcaggaacacacaattaaagcacccctggCAAATGGCCGTTCAACCTCTGCTTTAACACCTCCACCACAttgagacagcatattccactgccaaacagctcttaccatcaggaaattcttcctaatgtttaggtggaatctttttcaaatgtttcattttgtatgttttatttgAAGTTCTAATAATTATTGTCTCACACTTTTTATGTTAAACTTGCTCAGAGTTTTGTgagcaagagagaaaaaaaagaaaaacgcATGTACAAGGATGACTGATGGATGCAAAGTGATGTTTTCTGGATCCAAGCACAGGATTTGCACCATTAACTGTTCTGACATTCTTTGAATTTCCTTAGTAGCCTGTTGCTCTTCTCCTTTCTCTCATGCTGTCTCATATTCCTTTCAGTAACAGCTCCCTGAGCCTGACTCTGATttgaagttgatttttttttttagggatGAGGTAGAGAAGCGCTTTGAGGGAAGACTTACCAAGAATATGTCTGGGTCCCTATATGAGATGGTCAGTCGTGTCATGAAAGCCCTTGTTAACCGCAAGATCACTGTGCCTGGCAACTTCCAAGGGTAAGGAATGATACAATATAAGGCTAGAGGAATCACAAATCATTAGCTTTTAACATGAAGTATTTTTATCCTTTGAAATACACTGCAATTTGCATGGTATCAGAAGTCactcaatgatttttttaaattttatgtagATTGAAagataaattaaaaaacaaaatgacaGGATAAATACACAAAGCATTAAATGCTGCTTTAAATTTCATCATTAATTTCAAAGTAACACAGGAATAAAAGTTGCTGCTTAACAATTTTCTAGTATTCAGTGCAAGACATCCAAGGCTCTTTAAACTGGAGTTCTTTGTCCACTATTTCTCAAGCTAAGTTTCTCAATAATTGTGCTATTTGCCAAACTTTAAAGAATGAGTCTCAATTTTTTCCATTTCCTTATAAGAATAATATTTGTTGCGGTTAATAAATGGGATAtcatttatttgtgtattttgggGAGCTGTGATTGAAAGAGTTTTAGTAAAATTGTTCTTGGACTGAAGGAGAAATTGTACCCTATCTTCAAAGGATTCTGAATGTCTTCATTTGTTAATTATATGTGTCAACTGATTACATTTTGCTTTTCTAATAAACATGGTTGTCCCTTCTGTAATCAGCTTAactttgttcttttaaatttatGCAGTTGGTATTGGCCAGCCCTCTTTTAAAAACTACTTTCCATTTTTCATTAATTCCTAAAGCTGTAATTGCCTCccagtggatttttaaaatctccTTTATTTAAAtcttgcattaataataataattcaataatgCTTTAATACCCTTTTCCAATTCTCAAATTTTGACAACTGTGTTTAAAAGTGCACATTCTAAGTAGACCTTCAAATGTAATTCCTAGTTTTCAGAATTGAAACTGATAAGGCCGATTTGATCCCATTTCTAAAAATTTAACTGAGCCCAGTACTGTTTTAACCTGCCCCATAATGTTGTAGCACTATATTTTACTGAAAGCAGATCTTTGACAATGATAGATAAGTTAATTTGGTTTACTCGACTAGTTCAAATTTATATATTCCATTGAGTTATTGGAATAAGCATTGATTTACCAAGTTCCCATCTGCTAACAAGTAAATTTAAGTTTTGGCTTTTGTTTGTGAGAGGTGTGACTAACAATGGGGTGGAATTAAAATTGTTCTTGGATATATGATTGAAAATGGTGGCAGAGCATAGCCAATTACTGTTGGCACAGATAGAAATGGAGAATGCAACCTTTTAGATGTTGAACTCAGCAGCTGTAGCTGGCATTGCCAATAACATCAGGAAGACTATGATTCTCACCCTGTGctctaaaataataaatacacttagtTTATCTGCAGAAGGCAGCTTTTCATTTCAGTTACTAAGAGCTGGAGTTAGTTGTGTTAATGTAAAAGTGTCAATCTTTGTCATATGATGGCATGTTTGTGGCTGAACTAGATGTGTGTTAACACCCTGCCTCTTTTCTTGTTGCAGGCATTCTGGGGCACAGTGTATCACTTGTTCCTATAAGGCCAGTTCAGGGCTGCTATACCCCTTGGAACGTGGTTTTATCTATGTGCACAAGCCGCCAGTTCACATTCGCTTTGATGAGATTGCGTTTGTCAACTTTGCTCGTGGGACCACAACCACACGTTCCTTTGACTTCGAGatagaaactaaacaaggaacaCAGTACACTTTCAGCAGCATAGAGAGGTGAGATTATAACTGAATATGAACATATGAATCTCTCCACATGTGCCGTTCATCTATCTAAACCACCATTTTgctgtgtttcaaaatgatggacccagttTCGaagcagaatattttaaaatggcaacatgttacaattgcacacaaaaaaaatcacaaacgagttatcaagttatcaaattttatt
Encoded here:
- the ssrp1 gene encoding FACT complex subunit SSRP1: MADTLEFNEIYQEVKGSMNDGRLRLNRQGVIFKNSKTGKVDNIQASELAEGIWRRVALGHGLKLLTKGGHVYKYDGFRETEFDKLADFFKTHFHLELAEKDLCVKGWNWGTVKFGGQLLSFDIGEQPVFELPLSNVSQCTTGKNEVTLEFHQNDDAEVSLMEVRFYVPPTQEDGVDPVEAFAQNVLSKADVIQATGDAICIFRELQCLTPRGRYDIRIYPTFLHLHGKTFDYKIPYTTVLRLFLLPHKDQRQMFFVISLDPPIKQGQTRYHFLILLFSKDEDISLTLNMNEDEVEKRFEGRLTKNMSGSLYEMVSRVMKALVNRKITVPGNFQGHSGAQCITCSYKASSGLLYPLERGFIYVHKPPVHIRFDEIAFVNFARGTTTTRSFDFEIETKQGTQYTFSSIEREEYGKLFDFVNAKKLNIKNRGLKEGMKNMPYDEYAGSDEDTHDAYLERMKEEGKIREEHANDSSEDSGEETDESFNPVEEEEDVAEEFDSNASASSSSNEGDSDEKKKPAKKAKIVKERKPRKRQSEGKKGKDPNAPKRPLSAYMLWLNANRDKIRSESPGMSVTDVSKKAGELWKAMSKEKKEEWDRKAEDAKRDYEKAMKEYNEGGKSDSSKKEKPKKKKKPEKPVKGKPEKKAAVSSKSVPSKSPSKQLGESFKSKEFVSSDESSSGDDKKEDSDEEEIASTPPSSAESASGSD